ATCAGGATGTTGGCGGCCAGCGTTGTCCAGGTGAAGACCGGCATACGCATCAGGGTCATGCCCGGCGCGCGCATCTTGAAGATGGTCGCAATCAGGTTCACCCCGGACAGCGTCGTACCTATCCCCGAAATCTGAATGGCCCAGAGATAATAATCAACCCCCACACCTGGCGAGAACTGTATCCCGGACAGGGGCGCATAGGCGAGCCAACCCGTGTGGGCGAATTCACCGATGACCAGCGAGACGTTGATCAGCACCGCACCCGCCGCTGTGAACCAGAAGCTCAAGCTATTCAGATAGGGGAAGGCCACGTCGCGCGCCCCGATCTGAAGCGGCATGATGACGTTCATCAGGCCGATGACGAAGGGCATGGCGACGAAGAAGATCATGATCACGCCGTGGGCGGTGAAGATCTGGTCAAAGTGGTCAGGCGGCAGGAAGCCTGCACCGCCCGCCGAGGCCAGGGCCTGCTGTGCGCGCATCATCAGGGCGTCGGCAAAGCCACGCAGCAGCATGATGAGCGCAAGGATGATGTACATCACGCCGATCTTCTTGTGGTCGACGCTGGTCAGCCACTCTTTCCACACATAGGGCCAGAGCTTGAAATAGGTGGTCAGGCCGAGCACGAGCACGGCGGCACCGACCATACCGGCACCGGCCCCCATGATGATGGGGTCGTGCCACGGTACGGAGCTGATATCGAGTTTACCGAAGAGGAAGCGAAGAACGGGGTCTTCGTGGAGTTCGGCGACAGGGCTGGACATGGGTGATAATCTTTTTACGGGTCAAACGGTGGGGGCGGCGCGGAACTCAGCTTTCCGGAGTGGCGCGGTTCAGCGCCACCTTGTCGGCCGTCTTGTTTTTGGACGTCAGAATTTCGGGGGCGACGCAATCGACCGCGCCGGGCACCAGATTCTTCATCATCGCCATGTTGAAGGCGTCTTCCTTACACAGGCCACCGTCGGCGCAGCCATTGAGGATCTTGGTGAAGAGGGCGGGCTGAACCGCCGCATAATAGGCCGGGGCCTTCAGCGTGCTTTTCTGGTGCAAGGTCTTGTAGGCACCAGCATCAAGCGTCTGACCAGAGGCCTTGGCGCTGGCCACCCAGGCGTCGAAGCCGCTCTGGTCCACGGCCTTGGCCTTGAACTTCATCTCGGCAAAACCAAAGCCCGAATAGTTGGCCGAAATGCCGTCATAGACACCGGCATGGTCGGCGCGCAGCGACAGGTGGGTTTGCATGCCGCTCATGGCGTAGATCTGCGTGCCGAGCTGCGGGATGAAGAAGGAGTTCATAACGCTGGCCGAGGTGATCTCAAAATGCACCGGCACGCCCACTGGCATGGCCATTTCGTTAACCGTGGCGATACCGTACTGCGGATAGATGAACAGCCATTTCCAGTCGAGCGCCACGACCTGCACCTCGATGGGGGTCACGCCTACCTTGTCGGCGGCGGCCTCGACCTTTTTGTGCGGGTCAAGCTCATGCGTCGAAATCCACGTCACGGTGCCGAGCGCGATAATGATCAGCGTCGGGATGGCCCAGACCACGGCTTCGATGCGGTTGGAGTGCTCGAAGTTCGGATCATAGGTCGCCTTGGTGTTGGAGGCGCGGTAACGCCACGCGAACCACAGCGTCATGACGATCACCGGCACGACCGGGATCAGCATGAGCAGGGTGGCGAGGATGATCAGGTCCTTTTGTGCCAGACCGACCGGACCCTTGGGGTCCATCAGCGCCCAGTCACAGCCGCTCAAGGACACAGCAGCGGTCACCATCAGGCCTGCGATGAGGCCCTTGCGGATCAGGTTCCTGCCTTCAAAAAAATTCAGATGCACGACGCGTTCACCGAAGTAAGTCCCGCACGCGGGAGGTTTTCAAATGTCAAAGCGTTCGCGTCCTAATGAAATTGCGGAGAAGCGCAAGGGACAAATTGTCTCAGGCGCATAGGTCGCAAATCATTAACCCTGCGGGTAATTTTGTTATGTGAAATTCAGCACTTATGTAAAAAATGCGTGAGAAGGGCCGCGTCTGGGGATAAATAAATGACATATGTGTCAGATTGCCGCAGATTCCGCTTGCGCAAACCGTTGCGGCGCGTAACACTGAGACAAATTGACGCTGTCGTGAGTTTTGGCGTCAAGTCTGGAGGAACTGATATGACGAATGCTCTGCACACCTACCGTTTCGGACCGGTCGTCAAGATTGCCCTGCTCAGCGCGGCCCTGCTTCAAATTGTCGCAGGCGTGTTACTGATGTCACAGGCCTATCTGGCGGGCGGCACCGTCCTGCAGCAGTTTTCGGGCGTGGTGCTGGGGATGATCCCGGTTTCGATCGCCCTGTTCCTGACGCCGGTCCTGTGGCGTTGCGAACTGCGCGTCTATGAAGACCGTCTGGAATATCAGGGCATCCTGCTCGACATCGCCATCCCGCGCGACCACATCGTCGCCGCCGTCGCTCCGCGTCGCGGTCTGGGCATGTTCGACGTGTCGCTGGAACTGGTCAATGCGCCGTTCCGCCGCCTGCATCTGGCCATTATGGACCGTAATGAGGAGCGTCTGGCGCGCTGGCTCAACAACGTCCATGCCTGATCGCTGATCCGCAGGGTTGAAACGAGAAAAAGACAAGGCGCTCGTCCATCGGACGGGCGCTTTTGCTTTGGGCGTGAAGTCGGTTAGCCGAAAAGACACGAAAAAGAAGTTCGTGGCCGACATAGGCCGGACACACCCGCAAGACACACCCGATTGATAAAAAGTGGTGCGAAGCGCTACGTGTCTAACAGAGGCCCTTCGGGTCGTTGCTTACGCCTTTCCCAACTTTTCGTGCTTTTCGTGGCTAATTACCGTCTTTACGCCGACCGCGACGGCTCAGCCATAAACTGACCCCGGCCAGTCCCCCCGCAAGGGTGAACCACGTGAGCGCATAGACCAGATGGTTGTTGGTAAAGCGCACCACGGTCAACCCGCCCTGCGGTAAGCCGCCCGGCACCGGCGCTGCCTCGGCGTCGATGAACCAGCCGGGCACCGCCACCTGACGCGCTTGGGCGATCTGCGCCACGTCACGCAGGAACCACTGGTCTTTTGCCGGATCGTTCGGCTGTGAGAACAGCCAGCCCTTGTTCTGGCTCAGGCGGACAAGCCCCGTGACCTGCACCTCACCTGACACCTGCCCGGCGGCGCGCGTGGCCGGGTCGCGTTTGTCGGTTGGCACAAAGCCGCGATTGACCATGACCAAGCCGTCGGGCGTCTCCAGCGGCGTCATCACCCAGTATCCGGCCCCCAGATCGGTCAGGGCATAGACCTGCGTCTCCTTATCGTGGCGGAAATGCCCGCTTAGCGTCACGCGGCGGTATTCATCGCGTTCCGCCGTAAAGGCGGGCCAGCCATCCGGTCCTGCCCGCAAAGGCTGAGGGGGAGCGTTGACGCGGGCATTGACGGTTTCGATCAGCGCCGTCTTCCACATCAGGCGCTGCACCTGCCACACCCCCAAAGCGGTCAGGCCGAGTACGGCGACAAAGATGACGACAAGAGCCAGAAGACGACGCATGGCACTTCCTTTTGCGAGGGCATCGCTCATTAGAGCGAAACGACTTTGAGTCGAATCGTCATTTCGCTCTAAATTTTTGTTTTGTCGCGATGTTTTTGCGGAAAACCGCTCACACTTTTCCGCACATCGCTCATTAAACTCGGGCTCTATAGGCCATTATTTCCCATTATGCACGAAAATGTGTTACGAAGGAGGGTTCACAGAGGCAACTGACCGGTGTTTATTTACCCCGCATTAACCCCGTGATCTCATATCTCGCGGCTATGTAAGTGGTGTACCTTAAAGAGACGCACGGTCGCAACGGGTGGCCGGCGAGATGCAGAGTCGGGCGGGGTCCGCTTATGGTCTTCGAAATGTCAGGCGGGCAAAAAGAGGTTCGCAGTCTTGCCAATCTCAGCGAGACGGCCTCGACCTCGCGCGTGCTCAATCTGGGTCACGTCTATCGCACGCATGGCGAGCAGGCGGAATACCGGCAAAAGCCGTTCTTTGCCAACCAGCAGATGAACCGCGCCCTGATCCTCAAACACACCCTGCGCGCCAATGAGCAGGACCTGTTCACCAAGCCCCGGCGCACCACGACCAAGATCATCCTGCCCTTTGATCCGGATGATCTGAAACTGGGGGGGCAGTCGATCCTGATCGGGCAGATCGGCTATGAGGCCTTTCTGCGCAATATCTATAATACCAGGGCCGTCGCGTCCTTGCCGGATGTCGAGGTTTTGCGGGCGCTGGACGAACTGCCGTCGCTCGATCCGTTTCTGGTGCGCGAACATCTGGGCCGCCGCGGTTACCGTCCGGCGCCCTGTTACCTCTATATCACCCAGGCCGATATTGCCCGCATGATTGGCTTTGCCAATGGTGAGATCGAAAGCCTGGTGCGCGAAGCCTTCGGCACCATCATGCAGCAGGCGACGCTGAAACTGGCCGGTAAGATTCTGGCCAATGAGCTGGATAACGAGCTTGACCCTTTGCGCATGACGCTGCGCCTCTCAACCGCCGAATTTTCGGACGGCATCTTTTCCTGGCGCGGCTTCCTCTATTTCAAATGGCGCTATACCGAGCTTCAGGGGGAACTGAACAAGGTGCTGAACGGGCTGGCCACCTATCAGCCCATGCTGACGCGCGACAAGTCGGTGCTGGAGTTTCTGGGGGACATCCGCCCGCGTCTGGCACGGCGCATTTCCCACGCCATTGTCGCGGTGGGTCGCACCCTGGCCATCTATGATCAGGCTTATCTGGCCCTGACCAAGGGGCGTGATCCGGGGCCGTTCCGCCGCTTTTTGCTGGAAGGGCCGTCGCTGTTCTTCGAACTGGGTGAGAGTATCGGCATCCTCAGCCATATCAGCTCGTTCTGGAACTATCGCATGGCACGGGTGCACCGGCTTCAGAGATTGTCGGCTGAAGAGTACGCGGAATTGCTGATGGATTATGTCGACAGCCTGTCGGCGCTTTACATCGACGACGAAAACACGGCGCAGAACTGGTAACAGCCAGCGCTTCAGGCGAGTTGGCACAGGTCCAGTTCGCTGAAATCGCCGTAGTCGAGGTTTTCGCCGCCCATGGCCCAGATGAAGGCGTAGTTGGACGTGCCCGCCCCGCAATGGATCGACCACGGCGGGCAGATAATGGCGTCTTCGTTGGCGCAGACGAGGTGGCGCGT
This Asticcacaulis excentricus DNA region includes the following protein-coding sequences:
- a CDS encoding SURF1 family protein, which translates into the protein MRRLLALVVIFVAVLGLTALGVWQVQRLMWKTALIETVNARVNAPPQPLRAGPDGWPAFTAERDEYRRVTLSGHFRHDKETQVYALTDLGAGYWVMTPLETPDGLVMVNRGFVPTDKRDPATRAAGQVSGEVQVTGLVRLSQNKGWLFSQPNDPAKDQWFLRDVAQIAQARQVAVPGWFIDAEAAPVPGGLPQGGLTVVRFTNNHLVYALTWFTLAGGLAGVSLWLSRRGRRKDGN
- the cyoA gene encoding ubiquinol oxidase subunit II; the encoded protein is MVTAAVSLSGCDWALMDPKGPVGLAQKDLIILATLLMLIPVVPVIVMTLWFAWRYRASNTKATYDPNFEHSNRIEAVVWAIPTLIIIALGTVTWISTHELDPHKKVEAAADKVGVTPIEVQVVALDWKWLFIYPQYGIATVNEMAMPVGVPVHFEITSASVMNSFFIPQLGTQIYAMSGMQTHLSLRADHAGVYDGISANYSGFGFAEMKFKAKAVDQSGFDAWVASAKASGQTLDAGAYKTLHQKSTLKAPAYYAAVQPALFTKILNGCADGGLCKEDAFNMAMMKNLVPGAVDCVAPEILTSKNKTADKVALNRATPES